CGCGTTATCATTTCGTGTACTGTATTCTTTTGAATTCCCCCAATCGTCAGGTTTAGTTGTTCGGAGTCCAACATGATGAAATATCTTTGCCTTGCTTTTTTTACTCTGTTCTCACTGGCAGCGGCACCCATTGAAACTCCTGAACCCACTGAAAGCGTCGCCATCTGGCCGGACCGCCCGCTGCTGGACAAGAGTGATGACGAAATCAAATACAGCAACATCATTCGAATTACCAAAGTCAATCGCCCGGCGGTTGAATTTTATAAAGCCCCTGACGCGAAACCGAATGCCCCCGCAGTCGTCATCTTCCCCGGTGGCGGATACAACATCCTTGCGTATGACCTGGAAGGCACCGAGATCGCTGAATGGCTGAATTCGATCGGGATCCACGCGATCGTTGTCAAATACACGGTTCCCGGCAACCAGCGTGAAGCCGCGCTGAAAGATGCACAACGTGCTTTTGGTATCGTTCGCAGTAAAGCGAAAGATTGGGGTATCAACCCGAATGAAATCGGCGTGCTCGGCTTTTCCGCCGGAGGTCACCTGGCTGCGAATCTGTCTACAAACTATCAGAAACGCAATTACGAAGCCATTGACGAAGCCGATCAGCTCAGCTGTCGACCTGATTTCACGGTCCTCATCTACCCCGCATATATCTACAAGGAAGACAACAAACGACAGTCAGCCCCCGAGATCAAAGTCGATGCAAAAACGCCTCCCGCGTTTATCGTGCAGACTCTTGATGACCGCCGTCTGGTAGACAGTGCATTCAACTACACTCGTGACCTGAAAGACGCAAAAGTCGATGGAGAACTGCACCTGTATGCCAAAGGGGGACACGGATACGGAATGCGTCCTTCGGATAATCCCATTTCAGGCTGGCCAAAACTCTGTGCTGAATGGCTCAAACGTACCACACAGCAGGATTGATAAAATGTCAGACAACCCTCAGGGCCCGCCTACCACTTTGAAGCGGCCCTCGGGGGACTGACTGGCTTTCTGGAATTCCACTCGTAACCCCAGGTCACCGCGTAAACTGCGATCTACTTCAAACGTCAATTGATTGCGACCACTCGGCAAGTTCAGCAGCGTCGATTCTTCAACAGGAAGTGGCGTTCCATTCTGCCAGACTTTGAGCCCTTTCACCGAATTCAGTTTCAGCTGCACGTTGCCAGCCTGATTGACATCTACAAAAGCAATCGCCTGTGTCAGCGGTTTTTTCAGATTCAAATCGGCAGCCGGTAACGTACCGTTAACCATGCTGTAAGCGGCGACTCCCGCATCCGCCACTGTGTTGAATTCCTGCATCTGCTCTGCAGTCAAAGGCGCATCTGTACCTCGCAGACGCCAGCGCCGCACGACCTGCGACACACTCGTCGCATAAGGCCCCGGGCGCCCCAACTCTGTCACAAATTTCACCAGGTCCAGAAACTCCTGACGATCTTTCAATTTACTTGCCAGTCCCTGAGGCATCAAGGACGGCAACTTCTTTGTGAATTCGATCTGGTCGGCTGGAATCGTCACCAGTTCCCCCTGTCGCGCCGCATCTTTGAGCACGACTTTCTTATCATCGTGTACTACCATGATTCCGTTATACACGCGGCCTTCACCGGTCACGACCATGATACTCTCATAAAATTCCTTGATGACTTTGGACGGGCGCAGAAACGAATCCACGATATAGTCCGGCGGGGAACTTGAACCGATGGCAGCCAGATCTGGGCCGAGTACCGGTCCCGCATTGGAAATACTGTGACATTTCATGCACGCCAGTTCGCTCCGCCTGAATATCTGCTCGCCTCGCGCTGCATTTCCTTCTCCACGAACCGCCGTCGCCAGCTCCAATACATTTTCTTTTAACAATTGAGCTTCAAGTGAATCCTGCATGACGGCTC
The sequence above is a segment of the Gimesia algae genome. Coding sequences within it:
- a CDS encoding alpha/beta hydrolase encodes the protein MMKYLCLAFFTLFSLAAAPIETPEPTESVAIWPDRPLLDKSDDEIKYSNIIRITKVNRPAVEFYKAPDAKPNAPAVVIFPGGGYNILAYDLEGTEIAEWLNSIGIHAIVVKYTVPGNQREAALKDAQRAFGIVRSKAKDWGINPNEIGVLGFSAGGHLAANLSTNYQKRNYEAIDEADQLSCRPDFTVLIYPAYIYKEDNKRQSAPEIKVDAKTPPAFIVQTLDDRRLVDSAFNYTRDLKDAKVDGELHLYAKGGHGYGMRPSDNPISGWPKLCAEWLKRTTQQD